The genome window ACTGGCTGCCTATTGGAGCATCATTAGTGGGCGCCATTGTCGTGGTTGGGTTTATTATTTTAAAAGCCATGTATGCTCACAATAACAAAACAAGAACAGATCAAATAACCTCATTGTCTAGTAAGCGAATGTTTGACGAAACGCTGTCTCTTGAATGGGAACAAGCGATACGCAAAAAAACGCCCCTATCGGTTATCCTTATTGAAATAGATCAGTTTAAGCGGTTCTCTGAGACCTTTGGGCCTGAGCGTGCCAACTGGGTGCAAGCACGGGTTGGGCACATACTTCAAAACCACCAAAGGCGCAGCCGCGATCTGGTCGCACGTACAGGTTCTGCTCAATTTGCCGTTGTTTTACCAATAACTCCCAATACGATTGCTTACTCATTAGCTGAAAAAATGCGTAGCGACGTGGAGTCATTGCAAATAGAGCACGTTAAAGCACATCAAGTGATCACGATATCCACAAGCATAATTACTACTTCAACTTCTGAATCTCTTGAGTTACAAGATTGGATAAAGCAGGGGTATCAGCAGTTAAATACTGCCATGGCAAATAATGGAAACTACTCGGCAAATTGTGCACCCTCTTCAAGCTCAGCTAACGCCAGTGCATAATAGATACCGTTAAGAGATAGCGTGCTACTCCATTATTGGAGCATAAAAAAAGCGGCCTAAGCCGCTTTTTCAATGGTTACTCAACAAGTTAACCCACTTGTTTTGCAATAATATCTTTCCATTTGGCTGGCCCAGTAGTGTGAACAGACTCTCCGTTCACATCAACCGCAACGGTCACTGGCATATCTTTCACTTCAAATTCATAAATTGCTTCCATGCCCATTTCAGGGAAAGCAACTACTTTTGAACCAACAATAGCCTTGGAAACAAGATACGCTGCACCACCTACTGCCATTAAGTAGACTGCTTTGTAGTCCTTAATAGCATCAATAGCAACCTGTCCACGCTCAGACTTACCAATCATACCTAACAGACCTGTTGTATCCAAAATCTGACGGGTGAACTTATCCATACGTGTGGACGTAGTCGGGCCTGCAGGACCAACAATTTCATCCCCTACAGGATCAACCGGCCCTACGTAATAAATGAAACGGCCTTTTAAATCGACCGGCAATTCTTCACCGTTATTGAGCATCTCGATCATACGCTTATGCGCAGCATCACGACCTGTTAGCATCTTACCGCTCAATAATACTGTCTCACCTACTTTCCAATCTTGCACTTCTTCAGGCGTAATGGTGTCGAGATTAACACGGCGTGTATTCGCCCCTACCTCAAAGGTAATTTCTGGCCAATCATCTAAACTTGGAGGAGTCAGGATTGCAGGGCCATCACCTTTCAATGTGAAATGCGCATGACGTGTTGCAGCGCAATTTGGAATCATACACACAGGCAACGAAGCCGCATGGGTTGGATAATCCATGATTTTCACATCAAGCACTGTGGTTAAACCACCTAAGCCTTGAGCACCTATACCCAGAGCATTAACCGCATCCATAATTTCTAAACGCAGCTCTTCAACACGATTTTGCGGGCCTCGCTCGCGCAGTTCATGAATATCAATAGGCTCCATTAAAGACTCTTTTGCCAGCACGGCCGCTTTTTCTGCCGTACCGCCAATACCTAAACCAAGCATACCAGGAGGGCACCACCCCGCTCCCATGGTTGGAACGGTTTTAACCACCCAATCAACGATACTGTCAGACGGGTTTAACATGACCATTTTTGACTTGTTCTCGGAACCGCCGCCTTTGGCCGCCACGTGAACTTCAACTTCGCCACCTTCAACAATCTCATAATGGATGACGGCTGGTGTGTTATCTTTGGTATTCTGACGCTTGCCTGCAGGATCCGCCAAGATCGACGCACGCAACACATTATCTGGGTGATTATAGGCTCGGCGCACACCCTCATTGACCATGTCCGTGACGTTCATTTTAGCGTCCCACTGAACATCCATCCCGACCTTTAAGAATACGGTTACAATGCCAGTGTCTTGGCAAATAGGTCGATGTCCTTCGGCTGACATACGCGAGTTGATAAGGATTTGAGCCATGGCATCTTTCGCCGCTGGATTTTGCTCCTTTTGGTAGGCTTCATGAACACCTTTTACGAAGTCTACCGGATGGTAATAGGAGATAAATTGCAGTGCATC of Neptunomonas phycophila contains these proteins:
- a CDS encoding fumarate hydratase; this translates as MSVIRQDDFISSIADALQFISYYHPVDFVKGVHEAYQKEQNPAAKDAMAQILINSRMSAEGHRPICQDTGIVTVFLKVGMDVQWDAKMNVTDMVNEGVRRAYNHPDNVLRASILADPAGKRQNTKDNTPAVIHYEIVEGGEVEVHVAAKGGGSENKSKMVMLNPSDSIVDWVVKTVPTMGAGWCPPGMLGLGIGGTAEKAAVLAKESLMEPIDIHELRERGPQNRVEELRLEIMDAVNALGIGAQGLGGLTTVLDVKIMDYPTHAASLPVCMIPNCAATRHAHFTLKGDGPAILTPPSLDDWPEITFEVGANTRRVNLDTITPEEVQDWKVGETVLLSGKMLTGRDAAHKRMIEMLNNGEELPVDLKGRFIYYVGPVDPVGDEIVGPAGPTTSTRMDKFTRQILDTTGLLGMIGKSERGQVAIDAIKDYKAVYLMAVGGAAYLVSKAIVGSKVVAFPEMGMEAIYEFEVKDMPVTVAVDVNGESVHTTGPAKWKDIIAKQVG